The Huiozyma naganishii CBS 8797 chromosome 3, complete genome genome contains a region encoding:
- the RGT2 gene encoding glucose sensor (similar to Saccharomyces cerevisiae SNF3 (YDL194W) and RGT2 (YDL138W); ancestral locus Anc_7.309) has protein sequence MASNLDGNDRPTHTGDMTDDDIYKRDSAEVMELQDFNGTMKNYDLEPDFVHQRTHSVGTFDEQDCYDEGDSDAVYIAQARDTLNQPFPLRSKVMSFCVGLFVAVGGFLFGYDTGLINSLTDMQMFQKNMAPDHTSFTNSEFSILVSFLSLGTFFGALVAPWIAGKYGRKPTIIFSTAVIFTIGNSLQVAAHSLRLLVAGRVISGFGIGIISAVVPLYQAEAAEKSLRGAIISSYQWSITIGLLISNAVSQRTYGMQTAAAYRIPIGLQYVWSAILAVGMVFLPESPRFYVLKDQLIKAGKSLSFLRGVPIEDPRLLEELVEIKATYDYEASFGRSSIWDCFRSSENRPKQELRMFTGIAIQAFQQFSGINFIFYYGSTFFKNTGINNHFTVSLITYAVNVAFNVPGMFFVEYFGRRKVLLVGGVLIATSNFLVAIVGTTLHTNYVSKIVIAFVCFFIASFSASWGGVVWVISAELFPLGVREKCTAICAAVNWLSNFVCALIIPYIINTRNTVHISAGCRIFFIWGPLNALGTIIVYFTVYETSGLRLEEITELYRNSKNCFDSVRCNKILRERPIVMSAQPMVNMLHDLQARNTHDHPRPSVSPSAAIPRNSIHGGAPFGRAPDRMSLSTDDVDPHFSHSLYRRHSKQSQDGNYATEAQFEEEDLGQSKDLDITQNIVDLGNGLGLNTYKRGPPSILTESSIDDGDLSYTGDSATDGKHSTTVNEYMANLTSSTASNGASSYSSFYANHRKTGDTSSGQSEVDWSQFLSHRSEASSSRNTAEDPGTQE, from the coding sequence ATGGCAAGCAATTTGGATGGTAATGATAGACCAACACATACAGGTGATATGACAGATGATGATATTTATAAGCGAGATTCTGCAGAGGTGATGGAATTGCAAGATTTTAATGGCACCATGAAGAACTACGATCTGGAGCCAGACTTCGTACACCAGCGTACACATAGCGTAGGGACTTTTGATGAGCAAGACTGTTACGATGAGGGGGATTCTGATGCTGTGTACATCGCCCAAGCAAGGGATACCCTCAACCAGCCGTTCCCGCTCCGATCCAAAGTTATGTCCTTCTGCGTGGGTCTGTTCGTTGCCGTGGGTGGATTTCTCTTCGGATACGATACGGGGCTCATTAACAGTCTGACCGATATGCAGATGTTCCAGAAGAATATGGCCCCAGATCATACTTCATTCACGAATAGCGAGTTTTCCATTCTTGTATCGTTCCTCTCCCTGGGGACATTTTTTGGCGCCTTGGTCGCTCCATGGATAGCAGGGAAATATGGGAGAAAGCCAACCATCATATTCTCAACAGCAGTTATCTTCACCATCGGGAACTCGTTGCAAGTGGCGGCACATTCATTGAGGCTGTTGGTGGCAGGACGTGTCATATCAGGTTTTGGGATTGGCATCATATCCGCTGTGGTGCCGTTATACCAAGCAGAGGCAGCGGAGAAAAGTTTAAGAGGCGCCATTATTTCAAGTTACCAGTGGTCCATCACAATTGGACTGTTGATCTCGAATGCGGTCTCTCAAAGAACTTATGGGATGCAGACAGCTGCAGCCTATAGGATACCCATTGGATTACAGTACGTCTGGTCTGCTATCCTCGCCGTGGGGATGGTTTTCTTACCAGAATCTCCCAGATTCTACGTTTTAAAGGACCAGTTAATTAAAGCTGGCAAATCGTTATCGTTTCTGAGGGGGGTCCCTATCGAGGACCCACGGTTACTGGAGGAATTGGTGGAGATCAAGGCAACCTACGATTACGAGGCCTCCTTTGGTCGGTCGAGTATCTGGGATTGTTTCAGATCAAGCGAGAACAGGCCGAAACAAGAACTGAGAATGTTCACTGGTATCGCTATCCAGGCTTTCCAGCAATTCTCCGGCATTAACTTCATATTCTACTACGGTAGCACCTTTTTTAAGAACACGGGCATCAACAACCATTTCACGGTGTCCCTAATCACGTACGCGGTTAACGTTGCATTCAATGTCCCCGGTATGTTTTTTGTGGAGTATTTTGGTAGAAGAAAAGTGTTGCTAGTCGGTGGTGTGTTGATTGCAACTTCCAATTTCCTCGTTGCCATTGTGGGGACCACCTTACACACAAACTACGTCTCCAAAATCGTCATTGCATTTGTCTGTTTCTTTATTGCATCCTTCTCGGCCTCGTGGGGTGGGGTTGTGTGGGTTATATCCGCTGAGCTCTTCCCACTTGGGGTCAGGGAAAAATGCACTGCCATCTGCGCAGCTGTGAATTGGCTGTCCAATTTTGTCTGTGCGTTAATCATTCCGTACATTATCAATACCCGCAACACGGTGCATATCTCCGCAGGCTGTCGAATATTTTTCATCTGGGGCCCGTTGAACGCACTGGGGACGATCATTGTATATTTTACCGTTTACGAAACGAGCGGGTTGAGGTTGGAAGAGATCACAGAACTGTATAGGAACTCCAAGAACTGTTTTGATTCAGTTCGGTGTAACAAGATCTTACGAGAGCGACCCATTGTCATGTCCGCGCAACCGATGGTGAACATGTTACACGACCTGCAAGCGAGAAACACGCACGATCACCCTCGACCAAGTGTGTCACCTTCGGCGGCCATCCCACGTAACAGCATTCATGGAGGTGCGCCATTTGGCAGAGCACCTGATCGTATGAGCCTCTCAACGGATGACGTTGATCCGCACTTCTCGCACTCGTTGTACAGACGCCACAGCAAACAGTCCCAAGATGGCAACTATGCAACGGAGGCCCAGttcgaagaggaggatctAGGCCAATCCAAGGACCTTGACATCACTCAGAACATTGTTGATTTGGGTAACGGGCTGGGTTTAAACACTTACAAACGCGGGCCGCCATCCATATTAACGGAATCGAGCATTGATGATGGAGACCTCTCGTACACGGGCGACTCGGCGACCGATGGGAAACACTCCACCACTGTCAACGAGTACATGGCGAATCTTACATCGTCAACCGCCAGCAACGGGGCCAGCAGTTACAGCTCTTTTTACGCTAACCATAGGAAAACTGGGGACACCTCCAGTGGCCAAAGCGAGGTGGATTGGTCTCAATTCCTTTCCCACCGCTCGGAAGCATCCTCTTCGCGTAACACAGCCGAGGACCCAGGAACTCAGGAATAG
- the ARF2 gene encoding Arf family GTPase ARF2 (similar to Saccharomyces cerevisiae ARF2 (YDL137W) and ARF1 (YDL192W); ancestral locus Anc_7.307), with translation MGLFASKLFSNLFGNREMRILMVGLDGAGKTTVLYKLKLGEVITTIPTIGFNVETVQYKNISFTVWDVGGQDRIRSLWRHYYRNTEGVIFVVDSNDRSRIGEAREVMQRMLNEDELRNAVWLIFANKQDLPEAMSAAEITEKLGLHSIRNRPWFIQATCATSGEGLYEGFGMVEQQLEEPILSRLSGNRRK, from the coding sequence ATGGGTTTATTTGCATCCAAGTTGTTCAGCAACCTGTTTGGTAACAGGGAAATGCGTATTCTTATGGTGGGTCTTGACGGTGCTGGTAAGACCACTGTTCTGTACAAGCTGAAGCTTGGTGAGGTGATCACCACGATCCCAACCATTGGTTTCAATGTCGAGACCGTCCAGTACAAGAACATTTCGTTCACCGTCTGGGATGTCGGTGGACAGGACAGAATCAGATCGTTGTGGAGACATTACTACAGAAATACCGAGGGTGTTatctttgttgttgactCCAACGACAGATCGCGTATCGGCGAGGCCAGAGAGGTCATGCAGAGGATGTTGAACGAGGACGAATTGAGAAACGCCGTCTGGTTGATTTTCGCTAACAAGCAGGATCTGCCAGAAGCCATGTCCGCTGCTGAAATCACGGAAAAATTGGGTCTACATTCCATCAGAAACCGCCCATGGTTCATCCAAGCTACGTGTGCCACGTCCGGTGAAGGTCTGTACGAAGGTTTTGGAATGGTTGAgcaacaacttgaagaaccaaTCCTAAGCAGGCTGTCTGGAAACCgaagaaagtaa
- the RPL35B gene encoding 60S ribosomal protein uL29 RPL35B (similar to Saccharomyces cerevisiae RPL35A (YDL191W) and RPL35B (YDL136W); ancestral locus Anc_7.306) produces MSTHELQTKTKEELENLLIDLKKRLSLLKERKNVDPPSPGAIEALRKDIAQTLVVLNERNREFLKRQYIGKRSQTRGTRRRGVQRAGGKKPTGKNITPSSSINQLHLTS; encoded by the coding sequence ATGAGTACCCATGAATTAcagacgaagacgaaggaGGAGCTGGAAAACTTGCTCATCGAtctgaaaaaaagattgTCCCTTTTGAAAGAACGGAAAAATGTTGATCCGCCCTCCCCGGGTGCGATTGAGGCTTTACGTAAGGACATCGCACAGACGTTAGTAGTCCTTAATGAACGAAACAGGGAATTCCTCAAGCGACAATACATTGGAAAGAGGAGCCAAACGAGGGGTACGAGGCGGCGTGGTGTCCAGCGTGCCGGTGGTAAGAAACCTACCGGAAAGAACATAACACCGTCTTCTTCGATTAATCAATTGCACTTGACGAGTTGA
- the RDI1 gene encoding Rdi1p (similar to Saccharomyces cerevisiae RDI1 (YDL135C); ancestral locus Anc_7.303) translates to MSAEREFQDFEEEQNQDGYKVSAKKSVDEYRRLDAEDESLAKWKESLGLGSDVLPLEFAGDKRKVVVQKIQLLVNTESKPILFDLTNEQTIKELASKRYKIKENSIYKLKITFKVQHEIITGLRYVQYIKKAGIAVDKIDDHLGSYAPNTKSKPFYEVELPESEAPSGFLARGNYSAVSKFIDDDKTSHLTLNWGVEIVKK, encoded by the coding sequence ATGTCTGCTGAGAGAGAGTTCCAGGACTTCGAGGAGGAACAGAACCAGGACGGGTACAAAGTGTCCGCGAAGAAAAGCGTGGACGAGTACAGGAGGCTCGATGCGGAGGACGAGTCGCTCGCGAAGTGGAAGGAGTCCCTCGGGCTCGGATCCGACGTGCTGCCGCTTGAGTTTGCTGGAGACAAGCGTAAAGTGGTTGTGCAGAAGATTCAGTTGCTCGTGAACACGGAATCGAAACCGATCCTGTTCGATCTTACCAACGAGCAGACTATAAAGGAGCTTGCGTCGAAGAGGTACAAGATCAAGGAGAACTCCATTTACAAACTGAAGATCACGTTTAAAGTACAGCACGAGATTATCACGGGGTTGAGGTACGTGCAGTACATCAAGAAGGCCGGGATCGCAGTGGACAAGATCGATGACCATCTGGGATCGTATGCGCCCAACACAAAGAGCAAGCCGTTCTATGAGGTAGAGCTGCCAGAGAGCGAGGCGCCCAGTGGGTTTCTCGCCAGAGGAAACTACAGCGCTGTTTCAAAGTTCATTGACGACGATAAGACAAGCCACTTGACTCTGAACTGGGGGGTCGAGATCGTGAAGAAATAA
- the PPH21 gene encoding phosphoprotein phosphatase 2A catalytic subunit PPH21 (similar to Saccharomyces cerevisiae PPH22 (YDL188C) and PPH21 (YDL134C); ancestral locus Anc_7.302), with amino-acid sequence MMDADMDVPMQDAVSDQLNPSIMEDSGTALQHTVSNTNDNNSNNNNNISSSNNNHNSNTHGTNSNDNDEDDDDTYNDIEFKPGSSGIADHKSSKPLVLNNSSINQLDSWIEKLAKCENLSEDDVGRLCKMAVDVLQFEENVKPINVPVTICGDVHGQFHDLMELFKIGGPCPDTNYLFMGDYVDRGYYSVETVSYLVAMKVRYPHRITILRGNHESRQITQVYGFYDECLRKYGSANVWKMFTDLFDYFPITALVDNKVFCLHGGLSPMIETVDQVRELNRVQEVPHEGPMCDLLWSDPDDRGGWGISPRGAGFTFGQDISEQFNHTNDLSLVARAHQLVMEGYAWSHQQNVVTIFSAPNYCYRCGNQAAIMEVDENNNRQFLQYDPSVRPGEPTVSRKTPDYFL; translated from the coding sequence ATGATGGACGCAGATATGGATGTCCCTATGCAGGACGCAGTTTCGGATCAATTGAACCCGTCAATCATGGAGGACTCTGGTACGGCGCTGCAACACACGGTttcaaacacaaacgataacaacagcaacaacaataataatattagTAGTAGTAATAATAATCATAATAGTAACACTCACGGTACGAACAGTAATgacaacgacgaagacgatgatgacaCGTATAACGACATCGAGTTCAAGCCCGGTTCCTCAGGGATAGCGGACCACAAGTCGTCGAAGCCCCTCGTGTTGAACAACTCCAGTATAAACCAGCTGGATTCCTGGATTGAGAAACTTGCCAAATGCGAAAACTTGTCCGAGGACGACGTGGGGAGACTGTGCAAGATGGCTGTCGACGTACTGCAGTTCGAGGAGAACGTGAAACCCATAAACGTGCCAGTGACGATATGTGGGGACGTCCATGGCCAGTTCCACGACCTTAtggaactgttcaagataGGTGGGCCCTGCCCAGACACGAACTACTTATTCATGGGGGACTACGTCGACAGAGGGTACTACTCAGTGGAGACAGTCTCGTACTTGGTAGCAATGAAGGTCAGGTACCCTCACAGAATCACCATACTGCGTGGGAACCACGAGTCCCGGCAGATCACACAGGTGTACGGGTTCTACGACGAGTGTCTCAGGAAGTACGGTAGTGCAAACGTGTGGAAAATGTTCACGGACTTGTTCGATTACTTCCCGATCACGGCATTGGTCGACAACAAAGTGTTCTGCTTGCACGGCGGGTTGTCCCCCATGATCGAGACAGTCGACCAAGTGCGCGAACTTAACAGGGTGCAAGAGGTGCCTCACGAGGGGCCCATGTGCGACCTGCTGTGGTCAGACCCAGACGACAGAGGCGGATGGGGGATCTCCCCGCGTGGGGCAGGGTTCACCTTCGGCCAAGATATCTCGGAACAGTTCAACCACACGAACGATTTATCGCTTGTGGCGAGGGCACACCAGCTCGTCATGGAGGGGTACGCCTGGTCCCACCAGCAAAACGTCGTCACCATCTTCAGCGCACCGAACTACTGTTATAGATGCGGGAACCAGGCTGCGATCATGGAGGTAGacgaaaacaacaacagacaGTTCCTACAGTACGACCCGTCAGTGAGACCGGGCGAACCCACCGTCAGCAGGAAAACACCGGACTACTTCCTGTGA
- the VMA1 gene encoding H(+)-transporting V1 sector ATPase subunit A (similar to Saccharomyces cerevisiae TFP1 (YDL185W); ancestral locus Anc_7.300), whose product MAGALENARKELKRVSLEDHDESEYGAIYSVSGPVIVAENMVGCAMYELVKVGHDNLVGEVIRIDGDKATIQVYEETAGVTVGDPVLRTGKPLSVELGPGLMETIYDGIQRPLKAIKDKSQSIYIPRGIDAPALSREIKWHFTPGKFSVGDHISGGDIYGSVFENSLLDDHKILLPPRARGTITWIAPEGDYIVDEKILEVEFDGVTSDYSMMHTWPVRVPRPVAEKLAADYPLLTGQRVLDSLFPCVQGGTTCIPGAFGCGKTVISQSLSKYSNSDTIIYVGCFERGTEVLMADGSDKPIEQITLGEKVMGKDGSPRTVVGFAPRVRTYVRRAATRRPRLGDAVHLSGNHRLVLRTEQKIQLREHTLEGRKYTNVSYFALQESEHGPVVKRLAKAFDHSVQAGSSAAAQAFAHTIDTAPIEWDVLASEFVKLGDRVRAASVQLINPVFSESHHLSTRMQALGSDDALASKLAWLLGTWVAVGDVNASESATTFSLSVGTHAALLDRISEYGKALGLSTTTVERQNRHYVDRETEEAEVAKIKTGSVQEDGSVVFEDDVCTKHDGNSAQSLQVTMDIDDLAISLTGELGNILDRIVKSFGVRVAKEGNSDLFERTVPKHLASDDLAVRENFIAGLVDSIGYVDRHYGGTVKSATIPALDMHAVSGFVKVARSLGIKVSIADNNDVEKQCVTLSGDALVGVLSCCADKNKADTPRSFAREAIPFHFTLKEQREDEYFGITLPETTDNQYLLSSLALVHNCGERGNEMAEVLMEFPELYTEISGRKEPIMKRTTLVANTSNMPVAAREASIYTGITLAEYFRDQGKNVSMIADSSSRWAEALREISGRLGEMPADQGFPAYLGAKLASFYERAGKAVALGSPDRIGSVSIVAAVSPAGGDFSDPVTTATLGITQVFWGLDKKLAQRKHFPSINTSVSYSKYTNVLNKFYDQNYQEFPTLRDRMKEILSNAEELEQVVQLVGKSALSDGDKITLDVATLIKEDFLQQNGYSSYDAFCPIWKTFDMMRAFVAYHDEAQKAVGNGANWTKLAEATNDVKHGVSSSKFFEPSRGETEVHGEFEKLLNNIQERFAESTD is encoded by the coding sequence ATGGCTGGTGCTCTAGAGAATGCTAGAAAGGAGTTGAAGCGTGTGTCATTGGAGGACCACGATGAGTCCGAGTACGGGGCTATCTACTCTGTGTCTGGGCCTGTTATTGTCGCTGAAAATATGGTCGGTTGTGCAATGTACGAGTTGGTCAAAGTCGGGCACGATAACCTTGTTGGTGAGGTAATCAGGATCGATGGGGATAAAGCTACCATCCAAGTGTACGAGGAAACAGCGGGTGTTACCGTGGGCGACCCAGTGTTGAGAACTGGGAAACCTCTGTCTGTAGAATTGGGGCCGGGTTTGATGGAAACCATTTACGATGGGATTCAGAGACCTCTGAAGGCAATCAAGGATAAGTCCCAATCGATCTACATCCCAAGGGGGATCGATGCCCCCGCGTTGAGCAGGGAGATCAAGTGGCATTTCACCCCGGGGAAGTTCTCCGTCGGTGACCATATCTCCGGTGGGGACATCTACGGGTCTGTGTTTGAGAACTCGCTGTTGGATGACCATAAGATCCTGCTACCCCCCAGAGCAAGAGGTACAATCACCTGGATCGCCCCAGAGGGTGACTACATCGTCGACGAAAAGATCTTGGAGGTTGAATTCGATGGGGTCACCTCCGACTACTCAATGATGCACACTTGGCCAGTAAGAGTGCCAAGACCCGTCGCTGAGAAATTGGCCGCAGATTACCCTTTGCTCACGGGCCAACGTGTCCTGGACTCACTGTTCCCCTGTGTACAAGGTGGGACTACCTGTATCCCTGGTGCATTCGGTTGTGGGAAAACGGTCATCTCCCAGTCATTGTCCAAATACTCCAATTCAGACACCATCATCTACGTTGGATGTTTTGAAAGGGGCACAGAGGTGCTCATGGCAGATGGATCAGACAAACCAATCGAACAGATCACTCTCGGTGAGAAAGTCATGGGTAAAGATGGGTCCCCAAGAACTGTCGTTGGGTTCGCCCCGCGGGTCCGAACGTATGTTCGCCGTGCAGCCACTAGACGACCACGCCTCGGAGATGCAGTACACTTGTCAGGGAACCATAGACTCGTTCTTCGCACGGAACAGAAGATCCAACTGCGCGAGCATACCCTCGAGGGGAGAAAGTACACGAATGTCTCGTACTTTGCCCTTCAGGAATCCGAGCACGGTCCAGTCGTCAAGAGACTCGCTAAGGCGTTCGACCACAGCGTGCAGGCCGGGTCCAGCGCCGCCGCGCAGGCCTTCGCGCACACAATCGACACGGCACCCATCGAGTGGGACGTCCTCGCAAGCGAGTTCGTCAAACTAGGCGACCGCGTCAGAGCTGCCTCCGTGCAATTGATCAACCCGGTGTTCTCCGAGTCGCACCACTTGTCCACCAGAATGCAAGCGCTCGGGTCCGATGACGCACTTGCCTCAAAGTTGGCCTGGCTGTTGGGTACATGGGTCGCCGTGGGCGATGTCAACGCGAGCGAAAGCGCAACCactttctctttgtccGTAGGGACACACGCAGCACTATTGGACCGTATTTCCGAATACGGCAAAGCGCTCGGCTTGTCCACAACCACTGTGGAGAGACAGAACCGCCACTACGTCGACCGCGAGACGGAGGAGGCAGAGGTGGCCAAGATCAAGACCGGGTCCGTCCAAGAGGACGGTTCTGTCGTCTTCGAGGACGACGTGTGCACCAAGCACGACGGTAACAGTGCGCAATCGTTGCAGGTCACTATGGATATCGACGATCTGGCTATTTCTTTGACCGGCGAATTGGGAAACATCCTTGACAGGATCGTCAAGTCGTTCGGTGTAAGAGTGGCTAAGGAGGGGAACTCGGATCTGTTCGAGAGAACGGTCCCTAAACATTTGGCCTCGGATGACCTTGCCGTACGTGAAAACTTTATTGCTGGGCTCGTGGACTCCATCGGGTACGTTGACAGACACTACGGTGGCACTGTGAAGTCTGCGACCATCCCTGCCCTGGACATGCACGCCGTGTCCGGATTCGTCAAGGTGGCCCGTTCCCTAGGTATCAAGGTGTCCATTGCTGACAACAACGACGTGGAGAAGCAGTGCGTCACCCTGAGCGGAGACGCGCTTGTCGGGGTCCTAAGCTGCTGTGCggacaagaacaaggcGGACACACCCCGCTCATTCGCCAGAGAGGCAATTCCATTCCActtcactttgaaggaacagCGCGAGGACGAGTACTTCGGTATCACATTGCCAGAGACAACGGACAACCAGTACCTGCTATCGTCCTTGGCGCTTGTGCATAACTGTGGTGAACGTGGTAACGAGATGGCCGAAGTGCTGATGGAGTTCCCAGAGCTGTACACGGAGATCAGCGGGAGGAAGGAACCAATCATGAAGCGGACAACGCTTGTTGCAAACACTTCCAACATGCCCGTCGCCGCCAGAGAGGCGTCCATCTACACGGGTATTACACTGGCAGAGTACTTCAGAGACCAAGGTAAGAACGTTTCCATGATTGCCGATTCCTCTTCCAGATGGGCAGAAGCCCTGAGAGAAATTTCCGGTCGTTTGGGTGAAATGCCCGCTGATCAAGGTTTCCCCGCGTACTTGGGTGCCAAGTTGGCCTCTTTCTACGAGAGAGCAGGGAAGGCCGTCGCGCTTGGGTCCCCAGACCGTATCGGTTCCGTGTCCATTGTCGCGGCCGTCTCGCCAGCCGGTGGTGATTTCTCCGATCCGGTAACCACAGCAACGCTGGGTATCACGCAGGTGTTTTGGGGGTTGGACAAGAAGCTTGCGCAGAGGAAACACTTCCCCTCGATCAACACGTCCGTGTCGTACTCCAAGTATACCaacgttttgaacaagttctACGACCAAAACTACCAGGAGTTCCCCACTTTGAGAGACAGAATGAAGGAGATCCTGTCCAACGCTGAGGAGTTGGAACAAGTAGTCCAGCTGGTGGGTAAGTCTGCCCTATCTGACGGTGACAAGATTACTCTGGACGTGGCCACTCTGATCAAGGAGGATTTCTTGCAGCAGAACGGGTACTCCTCGTACGACGCCTTCTGTCCAATCTGGAAGACCTTTGACATGATGAGAGCGTTCGTGGCGTACCACGACGAGGCGCAGAAGGCCGTCGGGAACGGCGCAAACTGGACGAAGCTAGCCGAGGCCACGAACGACGTGAAGCACGGCGTCTCCTCGTCCAAGTTCTTCGAGCCAAGCAGAGGTGAGACCGAGGTCCACGGTGAGTTTGAGAAATTGTTGAACAATATCCAAGAGAGATTCGCCGAGTCCACCGACTGA
- the SRF1 gene encoding phospholipase D regulator (similar to Saccharomyces cerevisiae YDL133W; ancestral locus Anc_7.297): MAGTGQMQGQGTVSELRQGSGSPAGRHDGESSPQRGGGTLPQGDSRNLDEAAFYPTTVPPFYLEEQLHNMEQTGHLVTGGGAARDERTTESRWLSVLDNIGSNVNYVDGQKVNLFDQRSSVASSSMNSFDRYYDAAEKERIKNEILSDLDTPWDGDKRLEELFSIPILGKYNFKNQKDKEDWLEFVDNIKQSVYNPDYKGKFPGDEDEDLEFERGLPLTKQDWQKQLEFEKKRWRRYKERKIRKLRPKVVSLLIHNQYVPLAFRFTIGVVALISLALAVRVFQNSNVTIEVMNRSLPQQPSTIMAICVNSIAVFYTIFIAWDEFTGKPLGLREPLSKLRIILLDLLFIIFTAATLALAFNTKFDDQWVCSSYFPAPDTTDFFPSIPHICRKQKALSSFLFIEVFFWVLAFIGSMIKIVERASSKSARG; encoded by the coding sequence ATGGCTGGTACTGGGCAGATGCAGGGCCAAGGTACGGTGTCTGAGTTGCGGCAGGGGAGTGGTTCGCCTGCTGGGCGTCATGACGGAGAGAGTAGTCCACAGAGAGGGGGTGGCACTCTACCGCAGGGGGACTCTAGGAACCTGGATGAGGCGGCGTTTTATCCGACAACAGTGCCGCCTTTCTATTTGGAGGAGCAATTGCACAATATGGAGCAGACTGGGCATCTGGTCactggtggtggtgccgCACGGGACGAGAGAACCACGGAGAGTAGGTGGCTCTCTGTGTTGGATAATATAGGGTCGAATGTCAATTATGTCGACGGGCAGAAAGTGAATCTGTTTGACCAGCGAAGTTCGGTGGCATCGTCCAGCATGAACAGTTTTGACAGGTACTACGATGCCGCTGAGAAGGAGAGGATCAAAAACGAAATACTGAGCGACTTGGACACACCTTGGGACGGGGACAAGCGCCTGGAGGAGCTATTCAGTATACCCATATTAGGGAAgtacaacttcaagaaTCAAAAGGATAAAGAGGACTGGCTCGAGTTTGTGGATAATATCAAACAGTCAGTGTACAACCCAGATTACAAGGGGAAATTCCCAGGggacgaagatgaagaCTTGGAATTTGAAAGAGGGTTGCCGCTGACCAAACAAGACTGGCAAAAGCAACTGGAgtttgagaagaaaaggTGGCGCAGGTACAAGGAAAGGAAGATCAGGAAGTTGAGGCCCAAGGTCGTCAGTCTGCTGATCCACAACCAGTACGTCCCACTCGCATTTCGATTCACCATCGGCGTTGTGGCGCTGATATCCCTCGCGCTGGCGGTAAGGGTTTTCCAGAACTCGAACGTGACGATCGAAGTTATGAACAGATCGCTTCCGCAGCAGCCGAGCACAATAATGGCCATTTGTGTCAATTCGATAGCGGTTTTCTATACCATCTTCATTGCCTGGGACGAGTTCACAGGGAAACCCCTGGGTCTGAGGGAACCGCTGAGCAAGCTGCGGATTATCCTGCTGGACTTGCTATTCATCATATTCACCGCGGCAACACTCGCACTAGCATTCAACACAAAATTCGACGATCAATGGGTCTGTAGCAGTTACTTCCCAGCACCGGACACGACGGACTTCTTCCCGTCGATACCGCACATCTGTCGGAAACAAAAGGCACTGTCctctttcctctttatTGAGGTGTTTTTCTGGGTGTTGGCCTTCATCGGCAGCATGATCAAGATAGTGGAAAGAGCCAGTTCCAAATCTGCAAGAGGTTGA